From Plasmodium gaboni strain SY75 chromosome Unknown, whole genome shotgun sequence, the proteins below share one genomic window:
- a CDS encoding putative EMP1-like protein, producing MDDMIRVLEMPQNDYNIPTEKSSNKYVPYRSAQYRGKTYIYVEGEETDDYVRDISSSDITSSESEYEEMDINDIYPYKSPKYKTLIEVVLKPSNKTHDAENTHIDNIVDTSDIPSGNTQSVTPSDIPTNKLTEEEWNKLKHDFISNMLQNIQKDLPNENIIDANMYEGIQGNILDVNIEEKPFITSIQDRFLGSTGQEVSYNIDWNVPKHTQIYSNITHSPKDNNLYSGTDLINDSLNSVQHVDIYDELLKRKENELFGTKHPKNTTTNRVVKPISGDPILNQLDLYDKWLDRHRDMCNQWNNKEEMLHKLKDEWNKENKEHLLYTSTHDDINKINDENYNM from the coding sequence ATGGACGATATGATCCGAGTATTAGAAATGCCACAGaatgattataatatcCCTACAGAGAAATCATCAAACAAATATGTTCCATACAGAAGTGCTCAATATAGAGGCaaaacatacatatatgttGAAGGAGAAGAAACGGACGATTATGTTCGCGATATATCTTCTTCGGATATTACTTCTTCCGAAAGCGAGTATGAAGAAATGGATATTAACGatatatatccatataAATCGCCTAAATATAAAACTTTGATCGAAGTCGTACTAAAACCAAGCAACAAAACACATGATGCAGAAAATACTcatatagataatatagTGGATACTAGCGATATACCAAGTGGTAATACACAAAGCGTAACACCAAGTGACATACCCACCAATAAATTGACTGAGGAAGAATGGAATAAATTGAAACATGATTTTATATCTAACATGTtacaaaatatacaaaagGATTTACCTAATGAGAATATCATTGATGCTAATATGTATGAGGGTATCCAAGGTAATATTTTAGACGTAAATATTGAAGAAAAACCTTTTATTACATCTATTCAAGATAGATTTCTTGGTAGTACTGGTCAAGAGGTTAGTTATAATATTGATTGGAATGTTCCAAAACATacacaaatatattctAACATTACACATTCCCCTAAGGacaataatttatataGTGGTACAGATCTAATTAATGATTCGTTAAATAGTGTTCAACATGTTGATATTTATGATGAATTGCtcaaaagaaaagaaaacGAATTATTCGGGACTAAACATCCAAAAAATACAACCACAAATCGTGTTGTTAAACCAATAAGTGGTGATCCGATACTCAACCAACTGgatttatatgataaatgGTTAGATAGACATAGAGATATGTGCAACCAATGGaataataaagaagaaatgttacataaattaaaagatgaatgga